The Numida meleagris isolate 19003 breed g44 Domestic line chromosome 20, NumMel1.0, whole genome shotgun sequence genome has a window encoding:
- the FBLIM1 gene encoding filamin-binding LIM protein 1: MSSPSAVSAMLPRKAEKRMASSVFITLASPRREAAPREHPHAGVAPSVPETTPRPQMTPALPNGEICARSPAVPSSPPALILSEAPQPLSVEALAPALQQLDLAAPATLQAPFPFPAELRPPQVCQEQADKPQWRDANGHLERDSSRDICAFCHKAVGPREPTVEAMRKQYHADCFTCRTCQRRLAGQRYYQRDGRPTCDACYQATLEKCAKCQGLITERIVRAMGKGFHPGCFACAACGRAIGAESFAVDEQGKVYCVADFYRKFAPVCGACKRPIIPDEDTYKIECLGRSFHESCYRCESCGTPLSPEPTEDGCYPLGHHLLCKACHICRRNESCC; encoded by the exons ATgtccagcccctctgctgttTCCGCGATGCTGCCCAGGAAAGCGGAGAAGAGGATGGCTTCATCCGTCTTCATCACCCTGGCATCCCCACGGAGGGAGGCGGCCCCCAGGGAGCACCCCCACGCAGGGGTGGCACCATCTGTCCCTGAGACCACCCCTCGCCCCCAGATGACCCCGGCGCTGCCCAACGGAG aaatctGCGCTCGGTCCCCAGCAGTGCCTTCATCCCCACCTGCTCTCATCCTCTCCGAAGCACCCCAGCCCCTCTCTGTGGAGGCActggctccagcactgcagcagctggacCTCGCGGCACCCGCCACGCTGCAG gctcctttccccttccctgctgAACTGAGGCCACCCCAAGTTTGCCAGGAGCAAGCAGACAAGCCGCAGTGGCGGGATGCAAACGGGCACCTGGAGAGGGACAGTTCCCGAG ACATCTGCGCCTTCTGCCACAAAGCCGTGGGCCCACGGGAGCCAACGGTGGAGGCGATGCGGAAGCAGTATCACGCCGACTGCTTCACCTGCCGGACCTGCCAGCGACGCCTGGCTGGCCAGCGCTACTACCAGAGGGACGGCCGCCCCACCTGCGATGCCTGCTACCAG GCCACGCTGGAGAAATGCGCCAAGTGCCAGGGGCTGATCACAGAGCGCATCGTGCGTGCCATGGGCAAGGGCTTCCACCCCGGCTGCTTTGCCTGCGCTGCCTGCGGCCGGGCCATCGGTGCCGAGAGCTTTGCGGTGGACGAGCAGGGCAAGGTGTACTGCGTGGCCGACTTCTACAG GAAATTTGCCCCAGTGTGTGGTGCCTGCAAGCGCCCCATCATCCCTGATGAGGACACCTACAAGATTGAGTGCCTGGGACGTAGCTTCCACGAGAGCTGCTACCGCTGTGAG AGCTGCGGGACGCCGCTGTCTCCAGAGCCGACAGAGGACGGGTGCTACCCGCTGGGCCACCACCTCCTCTGCAAAGCCTGCCACATCTGCCGGCGGAACGAGTCGTGCTGCTGA